From one Dama dama isolate Ldn47 chromosome 4, ASM3311817v1, whole genome shotgun sequence genomic stretch:
- the LOC133049859 gene encoding large ribosomal subunit protein eL34-like, which translates to MVQRLTYRHRLSYNTASNKTRLSRTPGNRIVYLYTKKVGRAPKSTCGVCAGQLRGVRAVRPKVLMRLSKTKKHISRACGGSMCAKCVRDRIKRAFLIEEQKIVVKVLKAQAQSQKAK; encoded by the coding sequence ATGGTGCAGCGTCTGACGTACCGTCATAGGCTGTCCTACAATACAGCCTCTAACAAAACCAGGCTGTCCCGAACCCCTGGTAATAGAATTGTTTACCTTTATACCAAGAAGGTTGGGAGAGCACCAAAATCCACATGTGGTGTGTGTGCAGGCCAGCTTAGAGGCGTTCGTGCCGTGAGACCTAAAGTTCTCATGAGGTTGTCTAAAACGAAGAAACACATCAGCCGAGCCTGTGGTGGTTCCATGTGTGCTAAATGTGTCCGGGACAGGATCAAGCGTGCTTTCCTTATTGAAGAGCAGAAGATCGTTGTGAAAGTATTGAAAGCACAAGCACAGAGTCAGAaagctaaataa